One genomic segment of Fusobacterium nucleatum includes these proteins:
- a CDS encoding glycogen-debranching protein: protein MYYNFNYYINLGANLEKDGCSFAIYAKNVSSLSLNIFHSSEDTVPYEKHILSPSDHRLGDIWSIFLENIKEGTLYNWEINGIPILDPYALAYTGNETIENKKSIVLARIGTETKHILIPKKDMIIYESHIGLFTKSPSSNTLNPATYSAFEEKIPYLKNLGINVVEFLPVFEWDDYTGNLDRESFFLKNVWGYNPINFFALTKKYSTLKDYNSANEIDEFKKLVSSLHKNGIEVILDVVYNHTAEGGTGGKVYNFKSMGENVFYTKDRDNIFTNLSGCGNTLNCNHKVVKDMIIQSLLYWYLEVGIDGFRFDLAPILGRDSNSQWARHSLLHELVEHPILSHAKLIAESWDLGGYFVGAMPGGWCEWNGAYRDTVRQFIRGDFGQVTELIKRIFGSVDIFYANKNGYQSSINFICCHDGFTMWDLVSYNLKHNLLNGENNQDGENNNHSYNHGEEGFTENPHIISLRKQQIKNMILILYISQGIPMLLMGDEMGRTQLGNNNAYCQDNPTTWVDWDRKKDFEDVFLFTKNMINLRKSYSIFKKETPLIEGEEVILHGIKLYQPDLSFHSLSIAFQLKDIQSNTDFYIAFNSYSEQLCFELPILENKSWYILTDTSKIDSCSFDEIKWENSSYCVPSKSSVILISK from the coding sequence AATTTTAATTACTATATAAATTTAGGAGCTAATTTAGAAAAAGATGGTTGTAGTTTTGCTATTTATGCAAAAAATGTTAGTAGCCTTTCTTTAAATATTTTTCATTCTTCAGAAGACACTGTTCCTTATGAAAAGCATATATTAAGTCCTTCTGACCACAGACTAGGGGATATTTGGAGTATATTTTTAGAAAATATAAAGGAAGGTACTCTTTATAATTGGGAAATTAATGGAATACCTATACTAGATCCTTATGCTCTTGCATATACTGGAAACGAAACCATTGAAAATAAAAAATCTATTGTTCTTGCAAGAATAGGAACTGAAACAAAACATATTTTAATTCCAAAAAAAGATATGATAATTTATGAAAGTCATATTGGATTATTTACAAAATCTCCAAGTTCAAATACTCTAAATCCTGCAACTTATTCGGCCTTTGAGGAAAAAATACCTTATTTAAAAAACTTAGGTATTAATGTTGTAGAATTTCTACCAGTTTTTGAATGGGATGATTACACTGGAAATCTCGACAGAGAATCTTTTTTTCTAAAAAATGTTTGGGGGTATAACCCTATCAACTTTTTTGCCTTGACAAAGAAATATTCAACTTTAAAAGATTATAATTCTGCCAATGAAATTGATGAATTTAAAAAATTAGTTTCTTCTCTACATAAAAATGGTATAGAAGTAATATTAGATGTTGTCTATAATCATACAGCAGAAGGTGGAACAGGTGGAAAAGTCTATAATTTTAAATCTATGGGAGAAAATGTCTTTTATACTAAAGATAGAGATAATATTTTTACTAACCTTTCAGGTTGTGGGAATACTTTAAATTGTAATCATAAAGTTGTAAAAGATATGATTATTCAATCGCTACTTTATTGGTATTTAGAAGTTGGAATTGATGGATTTCGTTTTGACTTAGCACCTATTTTAGGGAGAGATTCTAATAGTCAATGGGCTAGACATTCTCTATTACATGAACTAGTTGAACACCCTATTTTATCCCATGCAAAATTAATTGCAGAAAGCTGGGATTTAGGTGGATATTTTGTAGGAGCCATGCCAGGTGGTTGGTGTGAATGGAATGGAGCATATAGAGATACTGTTAGACAATTTATAAGAGGAGATTTTGGTCAAGTTACAGAACTTATTAAAAGAATATTTGGAAGTGTTGATATCTTTTATGCCAATAAAAATGGATATCAATCAAGTATTAATTTTATTTGTTGTCATGATGGTTTTACTATGTGGGATTTAGTTAGCTATAACCTAAAACACAATCTTTTAAATGGTGAAAATAACCAAGATGGAGAAAATAATAACCATTCATATAATCATGGTGAAGAAGGATTTACTGAAAATCCTCATATTATTTCTCTTAGAAAACAACAAATCAAAAATATGATTCTTATTTTATATATTTCTCAAGGAATTCCAATGTTACTTATGGGAGATGAAATGGGAAGAACTCAACTAGGTAATAACAATGCTTATTGTCAAGATAATCCTACAACTTGGGTTGATTGGGATAGAAAAAAAGATTTTGAAGATGTTTTTCTTTTTACTAAGAATATGATAAATTTAAGAAAATCTTATTCAATCTTTAAAAAGGAAACTCCATTAATTGAAGGTGAAGAAGTTATTTTACATGGTATTAAATTATATCAGCCAGATTTAAGTTTTCACTCTCTTTCTATCGCTTTTCAATTAAAAGATATACAGAGCAATACTGATTTTTATATAGCATTTAACTCTTATAGTGAACAACTTTGTTTTGAATTACCTATACTTGAAAATAAGTCTTGGTATATACTAACTGATACTTCAAAAATTGATAGTTGTTCTTTTGATGAAATTAAGTGGGAAAATTCTTCTTACTGTGTACCTTCAAAATCATCAGTAATTTTAATATCTAAATAA
- a CDS encoding fructose-1,6-bisphosphatase has translation MNTEIKYLELLSKTFKNIAETSTEIINLQAIMNLPKGTEHFMTDIHGEYEAFNHVLRNGSGTIRNKIEEAYGNKITENEKKELASIIYYPKEKVELMQNKDNFNIDKWMIIIIYRLIEICKVVCSKYTRSKVRKAMPKDFEYILQELLYEKKELANKREYFDSIVDTIISIDRGKEFIIAISNLIQKLNIDHLHIVGDIYDRGPFPHLIMDTLAEYNNLDIQWGNHDILWIGAALGNKACIANVIRICCRYNNNDILEEAYGINLLPFATFAMKYYGDDPCRRFRAKEGVDTDLIAQMHKAMSIIQFKVEGLYSERNPELEMSSRESLKHINYEKGTINLNGIEYPLNDTNFPTVNPENPLELLEEEAELLDKLQASFLGSEKLQKHMQLLFAKGGMYLKYNSNLLFHACIPMEPNGEFSELYVEDGYYKGKALLDKIDNIVRQAYYDRKNVEVNKKHRDFIWYLWAGRLSPLFGKDVMKTFERYFIDDKATHKEIKNPYHKLINDEKVCDKIFEDFGLNPRTSHIINGHIPVKVKEGESPIKANGKLLIIDGGFSRAYQSTTGIAGYTLTYNSYGMKLASHLKFISKEAAIKDGTDMISSHIIVETKSKRMKVKDTDIGKSIQTQINDLKKLLKAYRIGLIKSN, from the coding sequence ATGAATACAGAAATTAAGTATTTAGAGTTATTATCTAAAACTTTTAAAAATATTGCCGAGACATCAACAGAAATAATAAATTTACAAGCCATAATGAATCTTCCTAAGGGAACTGAACACTTCATGACAGACATACATGGAGAGTATGAAGCATTTAATCATGTTTTAAGAAATGGTTCGGGAACCATTAGAAATAAGATTGAAGAAGCTTATGGAAATAAAATTACAGAGAATGAAAAAAAAGAATTGGCTTCAATAATATATTATCCAAAAGAAAAAGTTGAACTTATGCAAAATAAGGATAACTTTAACATAGATAAATGGATGATAATTATTATTTATAGGTTGATTGAAATTTGTAAAGTAGTTTGTTCAAAATATACAAGATCAAAAGTTAGAAAAGCTATGCCAAAGGATTTTGAATATATTTTACAAGAATTACTTTATGAAAAAAAAGAATTAGCAAATAAGAGAGAATATTTTGATAGTATAGTTGATACGATAATATCAATAGACAGGGGGAAAGAATTTATTATAGCAATTTCTAATTTAATTCAGAAATTGAATATAGATCATTTGCATATAGTTGGAGATATTTATGATAGAGGTCCATTTCCACATTTAATAATGGATACTTTAGCAGAATATAATAATCTTGATATACAATGGGGAAACCACGATATTCTTTGGATAGGGGCAGCTCTAGGAAATAAAGCTTGTATAGCTAATGTTATTAGAATATGTTGTAGATATAATAATAATGATATATTAGAAGAAGCTTATGGAATAAATTTATTGCCTTTTGCAACTTTTGCTATGAAATATTATGGTGATGACCCTTGTAGAAGGTTTAGGGCAAAAGAAGGTGTTGATACCGATTTAATTGCACAAATGCACAAAGCTATGAGTATAATCCAATTTAAAGTTGAAGGACTTTATTCAGAAAGAAATCCTGAACTTGAAATGTCATCAAGAGAATCTTTAAAACATATAAATTATGAAAAAGGAACTATTAATCTAAATGGTATAGAATACCCTTTAAATGACACAAATTTTCCAACAGTAAATCCAGAGAATCCATTAGAATTATTAGAGGAAGAAGCAGAACTTTTGGATAAATTACAAGCCTCTTTTTTAGGAAGTGAAAAGTTACAAAAACATATGCAACTTCTGTTTGCAAAAGGAGGAATGTATTTAAAATATAATTCTAATTTACTATTCCATGCTTGTATACCTATGGAGCCAAATGGAGAATTTAGTGAGCTTTATGTGGAAGATGGTTATTATAAAGGTAAAGCATTGCTAGATAAAATAGATAATATTGTTAGACAAGCTTATTATGATAGAAAAAATGTTGAAGTAAATAAAAAACATAGAGATTTTATTTGGTATTTATGGGCAGGAAGATTATCTCCACTTTTTGGAAAAGATGTTATGAAAACATTTGAAAGATATTTTATAGATGATAAGGCAACTCATAAAGAAATTAAAAATCCATACCACAAACTAATAAATGATGAAAAAGTGTGTGATAAAATTTTTGAAGATTTTGGTTTAAATCCAAGAACTTCTCATATTATAAATGGACATATTCCAGTTAAAGTTAAAGAAGGAGAATCCCCAATAAAAGCAAATGGAAAGCTTTTAATAATAGATGGAGGTTTTTCAAGAGCATATCAGTCTACAACTGGTATAGCAGGATATACATTGACATACAACTCTTATGGTATGAAACTTGCTTCACATTTAAAGTTCATATCTAAGGAAGCAGCAATTAAAGATGGAACAGATATGATTTCTTCACATATAATTGTTGAAACTAAGAGTAAAAGAATGAAAGTAAAAGATACTGATATTGGAAAAAGTATTCAAACTCAAATAAATGATTTAAAAAAATTATTAAAGGCTTATAGAATAGGTCTTATCAAATCAAATTAG
- the ppdK gene encoding pyruvate, phosphate dikinase, whose amino-acid sequence MKQVYEFKDGGKEMVALLGGKGANLAEMAKIDLPIPKGIIISTTACNEYFKNDKKLSTVLEEEILTNIRVLEYETGKKFQSTKPLLVSVRSGAPISMPGMMDTILNLGFNDYVAEKMLEITKDEKFVYTSYLRFVQMFSEIAKGINRKKFMHLKATGYKAQIIESKNIYREECGEMFPENYKAQILIAVKSIFDSWNNDRAILYRKLHNIDNNMGTAVVIQEMVFGNFNDKSGTGVLFTRNPSTGEDKIFGEVLLNAQGEDIVAGIRTPDNIELLKTSMPNIYNELADTVKRLEKHNRDMQDVEFTIEDSKLYILQTRNGKRTAEASLKIAMDLVKEGIITKEEAILKVEPASINKLLNGDFEEKYLKKATLLTKGLAASSGVAVGRIMFDAKRVKIREKTILVREETSPEDLQGMALAQGIVTLKGGATSHGAVVARGMGKCCVTGCSEIKIDEINKTMTVGKHTLKEGDFISVSGHTGEIYLGKIPLKENSFSDELKEFVSWASKIKRMGVRMNADTPEDVEQGKAFGAKGIGLCRTEHMFFKKDKIWTIREFILSDRGEEKDKALEKLHNLQKEDFLNIFKILEGDEANIRLLDPPVHEFLPKTLEDKKKMAEILSISLEDIEKRIYRLKDENPMLGHRGCRLGISYPELYRIQARAIIEAAYECSKKGIKVHPEIMIPFIMEAKELAYLRKEIEEEVESFFKEVGAKVEYKLGTMIEIPRACLLADEIAEYADFFSFGTNDLTQMSMGLSRDDSVKFLDDYREKGIWEGEPFYSIDTKAVTKLVEIGVKNGKTAKPNLQIGVCGEHGGDPKSIEFFEEQKFDYVSCSPFRVPTAILAAAQSYLKLKK is encoded by the coding sequence ATGAAACAAGTATATGAATTTAAAGATGGTGGAAAAGAAATGGTTGCGTTACTTGGAGGAAAGGGTGCTAACTTAGCTGAGATGGCTAAGATAGATTTACCCATACCAAAAGGGATTATAATATCAACAACTGCTTGTAATGAATATTTTAAAAATGATAAGAAATTGTCTACTGTTTTAGAAGAAGAAATTTTAACAAATATTAGAGTATTGGAATATGAAACTGGTAAAAAATTTCAATCAACTAAACCACTTTTAGTTTCAGTTAGATCTGGAGCTCCTATTTCTATGCCTGGAATGATGGATACAATTTTAAATTTAGGTTTTAATGATTATGTTGCAGAAAAAATGTTAGAAATAACTAAAGATGAAAAATTTGTATATACATCTTATTTAAGATTTGTACAAATGTTTTCTGAAATCGCAAAAGGAATAAATAGAAAAAAATTCATGCACTTAAAAGCTACTGGCTACAAAGCACAAATAATTGAAAGTAAAAATATATATAGAGAAGAATGTGGGGAAATGTTCCCTGAAAACTATAAGGCTCAAATACTTATAGCTGTAAAATCAATATTTGATTCTTGGAATAATGATAGAGCTATATTATATAGAAAATTACATAATATAGATAATAATATGGGAACTGCTGTTGTAATTCAAGAAATGGTATTTGGAAACTTCAATGATAAATCAGGAACAGGAGTTTTATTCACAAGAAATCCATCTACTGGTGAAGATAAAATATTTGGTGAAGTTCTGTTAAATGCACAAGGAGAAGATATAGTTGCAGGAATAAGAACACCTGATAATATTGAACTTTTAAAAACTTCTATGCCAAATATTTACAATGAATTAGCAGATACAGTTAAAAGATTAGAAAAACATAATAGAGATATGCAAGATGTTGAATTTACAATAGAAGATTCAAAATTGTATATTTTACAAACTAGAAATGGTAAAAGAACAGCAGAGGCTTCTTTAAAAATTGCTATGGATTTAGTTAAAGAAGGAATAATAACTAAGGAAGAAGCTATATTAAAAGTTGAGCCAGCTTCAATTAATAAATTATTAAATGGAGATTTTGAAGAAAAATATTTAAAAAAAGCAACTTTATTGACAAAAGGGCTTGCAGCTTCATCAGGTGTTGCAGTTGGAAGAATAATGTTTGATGCTAAAAGAGTAAAGATAAGAGAAAAAACTATACTTGTAAGAGAAGAAACTTCTCCTGAAGATTTACAAGGTATGGCACTTGCACAAGGAATAGTTACTTTGAAAGGTGGAGCTACTTCACATGGAGCAGTTGTTGCAAGAGGTATGGGTAAATGCTGTGTAACTGGTTGTTCAGAAATAAAGATTGATGAAATAAATAAAACAATGACAGTAGGTAAGCATACATTAAAAGAAGGAGATTTTATTTCAGTTAGTGGACATACAGGAGAAATTTACTTAGGAAAAATTCCTTTGAAAGAAAATAGCTTTTCAGATGAACTAAAAGAATTTGTTTCATGGGCTAGTAAAATAAAGAGAATGGGAGTTAGAATGAATGCAGATACTCCTGAAGATGTAGAACAAGGAAAAGCTTTTGGGGCAAAAGGAATAGGACTTTGTAGAACAGAACATATGTTCTTTAAGAAAGATAAAATATGGACTATAAGAGAATTTATTTTAAGTGATAGAGGAGAAGAAAAAGATAAGGCTCTGGAAAAACTTCATAATTTACAAAAAGAAGATTTCTTAAATATCTTTAAAATTTTAGAGGGAGATGAAGCTAATATAAGACTTTTAGATCCACCTGTACATGAATTCTTGCCTAAAACTTTGGAAGATAAGAAAAAAATGGCAGAAATATTGTCAATTTCACTTGAAGATATTGAAAAAAGAATATATAGATTAAAAGATGAAAATCCAATGCTAGGACATAGAGGATGTAGACTTGGTATAAGTTATCCTGAGCTATATAGAATACAAGCTAGAGCAATAATAGAAGCAGCCTATGAATGTTCAAAAAAAGGTATAAAAGTTCATCCAGAAATAATGATACCTTTTATTATGGAAGCAAAAGAATTAGCATATTTAAGAAAAGAAATTGAAGAAGAAGTAGAAAGTTTCTTTAAAGAAGTAGGAGCAAAAGTTGAATATAAATTAGGTACTATGATAGAAATTCCAAGAGCTTGTTTACTTGCAGATGAAATAGCAGAATATGCTGATTTCTTCTCTTTTGGAACAAATGATTTAACTCAAATGTCAATGGGACTTTCAAGAGATGACTCTGTAAAATTTTTAGATGATTATAGAGAAAAAGGAATTTGGGAGGGAGAACCTTTCTATTCAATAGATACAAAAGCTGTAACAAAACTTGTTGAAATTGGAGTTAAAAACGGAAAAACTGCAAAACCTAATTTACAAATTGGAGTTTGTGGAGAACATGGAGGAGACCCAAAGAGTATAGAATTTTTTGAAGAACAAAAATTTGATTATGTAAGTTGCTCACCATTTAGAGTACCTACTGCTATATTAGCAGCAGCCCAATCATATTTAAAATTAAAAAAATAG
- a CDS encoding helix-turn-helix transcriptional regulator, producing the protein MDLTERQKKILLMLKEKSLLSGDEIAQNLNVTKSALRTDFSILTGLKLITAKQNKGYIYNKCTIKKVRDCMSPQNSITVKTSVYDAIIHLFNFDLGTLIVVENEKLVGIISRKDLLKAALNGKNIEKIPVSMIMTRMPNIVHCFEDDNITEAIEKLIKHEIDSLPVLRKEKGKLSLVGRFTKTNVTKLFYQELKNKSI; encoded by the coding sequence ATGGATTTAACAGAGCGACAAAAAAAAATTCTTCTAATGTTAAAAGAAAAATCTTTATTATCAGGAGATGAAATTGCACAAAACCTTAATGTTACAAAATCAGCATTAAGAACAGATTTTTCAATTTTAACAGGATTAAAATTAATTACAGCTAAGCAAAACAAAGGTTATATTTATAATAAATGTACAATAAAAAAAGTTAGGGATTGTATGAGTCCTCAAAATTCAATTACTGTAAAAACATCAGTTTATGATGCAATTATACATTTATTTAATTTTGATTTAGGAACTTTAATTGTAGTTGAAAATGAAAAATTAGTTGGAATTATTTCAAGAAAAGATTTGCTAAAAGCAGCTTTGAATGGAAAAAATATAGAAAAAATACCTGTTAGTATGATAATGACAAGAATGCCAAATATTGTACATTGTTTTGAAGATGATAATATAACGGAAGCGATAGAGAAATTAATAAAACATGAGATAGATTCTCTACCTGTTCTTAGAAAAGAAAAAGGAAAACTATCACTAGTTGGAAGATTTACAAAGACAAATGTGACAAAATTATTTTATCAAGAGCTTAAAAATAAAAGTATCTAG